The following nucleotide sequence is from Podospora bellae-mahoneyi strain CBS 112042 chromosome 1 map unlocalized CBS112042p_1, whole genome shotgun sequence.
TCTAGTCTCTAGCCAACGGCGACAACGCATTGTTGTGGACAAAATAATATAAGCCGCTAGTTGAGAAACGGATGCTGAAATATACTTATCATTGCCTTGAAGATAGGTAATGGGACTTGACTCAGTGTAAATAAACTCCCAAGATAATTCGCGAGGTTTTCCAATGTGATTAGTCGGCATATTCGGTTTCTATGAAGTCTTGATTCTGTACCACAACGTGACCGCCCACAAGGGGCGCAGcaagcaaaaagcaaaatTTGTCATGAAACCTACCCGATCTCCAGTCGTGACATTGGAAAAGAGTGCATGTTGCATCCGTAAATCCCCAGATATGGCAACATAAATGCAGGGCTGACACCTTGATGCAGGGAGAAAGGCCCCAAGATcgcaaaggaaaaaaaaaaaaaaaaaggaaaaatgaCCCAAGAGGAAGGAAAATGTGGCCAGCATGATATGGCCTGCCCCGTCTGTGGCAAGTGTGTCTGAAAATCCCATCccaaaatccaaaaaaaaattgcCATGCTAGAACCCTGAGCTGATCTGTGATACAATCCAGATCTTCCAACGCCAACATCCTATTTGCCCAAACCTAACCGTCATCAAACGCCATGGCTGTCCGCCCATGAAGCCTCCCAGTGAAAACACCCAAATTTCACCCTCATTTCAGAGGATAGTGTGTTATGTGTAATCGGTGCGCCCCTCATCTGCTCGGTTCTGTCTTTTGAATGATCAAGaaatcctcgtcgtcctgcTCGGCAAGCGGTTCAGTGCTTGTGTTTATCCATCGGGTAATGCCGTGATAGTCGTCCTCATCTCGTTCCACCACTGCCGCATTCTGTCTCTGCCAGTCCGCGAGTCCCCTGTGTCTTGTGTTTCCTTCCCGGTCCCCCGGGGCGGTAGGTGGAGAAGCAGATCCCCTGATGTAGCTGGGCGTGTGCGGCCGTCGCGGAAGCCACAATGTTTTCGCACGGAGAGCAGGCGATGTTATTTGCTGGCCCACGCTGGCACGGACCTGAACCTCAATGTCCGGATAGAGATAGGGCCGATTGATCCCCATCGACTCAAACACATCCGGGAACCACACACGCGCGAGCGGCCACAGCGCTGGTATTGTTGCTGTAACAATGGCCAGGTTCACCTCGATGGTATTGGTCGTGTAGCCAATCGTATAATGGCCATCGGCCGGTCTAAGATACCAGACGCGAATGACAGAGTAGAGACGTACGATGCTGATGCATGTGACACTGCAAACTGACATTAGCATCATTTCAAATGTCTGGGAGAGCGGTTTCTATCTTACGCGGCTCCCAAAGCAAAGACGGTAAGGAGTGCCGCACGTATCCTCCATCCGAGCCTCAGGTCCTTGAAGGCAACGAACGGAACCAGGAGCGTCAAGATATCGGTGACGATGTTTGTTGAGGCTAGCGCTACTGCAAATAGGCCGGAGTTGAAGCACTTTCCTGATCCAGCCGGCTTCGTCCACACATATTCCACAGGGGTGCAGTTGAAGATCGTCGCTGGGAGGAAGGCACACACCTGTAGGATGTTGAACAGGATCAGAGCTCGACATGAGATGTGCACGAAGTGTTTGGTCCCGCCCAGCCTGAGGAGAAACAGCAACGCGGATATCTTGACCAAAGCAAGCAGAGGGCTGTAAAAAACGCGGTTGAGATAAGCAAAGAACAGACCCTGATTGgcaggatgaggggggatgtCGATGTCGTGAATGCCCCAATAGCCGGCTCGCATGTCTGGGTTCATCTATCAGGTGTCTGCCCGGACATTTCAAAAGACATGGCGGACTTACAGAGGGCTGCAAAAACACCCTGCGGAATTGCGAAGCCCTGCGTGAAATGCTTAGCATAGAGCTTCAACATAGACGCGGTAAATGTTATCGCTCACGGTGGCAACAAATATCAAATAGTCGTCTGCAAACACAATTAGTCGTGGACTGGCCATTTCAAGATGAGTGAACACTCACCAAGTCCCAAATCCTGACAGAGACGCCGACTCCATACTCGTAAAACACAGGCCGTGATCGAAAGAAGCGGGAAGAATCCTAGGAAGAAGAGACCAAGAGTTTGTAGTCCGCTATAGGGGTAGGGGCCAACTGGGCTGACGGAATAACTCGTTGCTATTGTTGACTCATTGGACTGTGACATACCTATCGAGTTGGTTATTCAGTCTTTACCAAGATGAGGGTTGGCGAAAGTGCCAGAGGGCAAATCGAAAGCATCACATCAATAGAAGTCGCGTGTGAGATATCTGGTTGCTTGTGTTGTTAGAAAAATGCGGTGACTTGAAGAACTACGAGCAGGCAGAACCCATTAAAGGCCAGATGCCGGTCTCCCATGCCGTTTGCATTGCTCAAGGGGACGATGAGAATGGCTTGCTTGATCACCCCAACCCAAGGGGTGCCAATGCTATGGTGCTGGGTATAAGTGGTAGACAACGCCACACTGGCGCAGTCACACCACACCGGCGAAAACACTCGATGAAACAGGACAAACTGATGAAGTCAGGTAGATGTCTGGCTCCAAGGAGAGACCTGCACTGTACCTGGTTCCTTGAGTTAACCAACTTTGGCACTCGTATTCACATCATGTTaccctctccaacatgaGTATCGAACTTTTGGTCAGGTATCCAAGGAGATTGTTTGTGCTAGGAGTAAGACCTTCGAGTTCGCCGACCATATCCCAATGGCTGCATGACATACCCGTGACCCAATCCTTCCCGGTAAAGCGTGTGATCCTTCGAGGACGGACAGACCCCTTTGCGGAAGTGAGAACCCAGGAATTTGAACCTGCTTGGGCGAAAGCATTTCTCCGATCCTTGTGGTGGTCTCGCCCTCTGCGGCTAGTGCCGAGAAAGTGAAGTTGTCTTAGACACCTCTTCAGCAACAACTTTCGGCAGCACTTTCATCCGTTTGGGCTTGCATTGAATGGCGCGGCAATATGAACCCTTCTTGCCAGATACTTAATGTATACTTGCTCGAGAGGTAAAATAGGATCAGGGCTGTCGACGATAGAAGAAAAAGTGATAACTAAGTGATAAAACCCCGAACACGATAGATTGTTGAAAATGTTGAAAAGAGAAGGCTTTTCAGTCAGACCTGTATCTCACAAGGCAACATTTTTCTGAGCCCGCGGTCCATTACATCGTGCTTCCCGGAGCCGGAGTGCATGAGCTGTGGCGTTAGGGTCAGTTCGACTGTGGCTGTTCATGGGAACTTGACAATCCGGAGAACACGGGGGAAAGGCTTCGAGGCACTCTCGTCACAGGGAGGTATCATGTCGCGCATCGACTCTACCATAATGAGTGAAAGTAAACTTGCAAGTGAGATACCTGTAGCCGATGTTAGAAATGATTCGCAAACATAGAGTGATTTTCTTAGAAAGATGATAACCTAGACTTGCCCTTTTCAATAACATGGCACAAGTATTTTTGGTGTCTAATCAAGGAGACATGTGTAGCTTGTTGCGAATAGCTTCAGTGTTGACCAAAGCGAGATGTTTGTCATCAACGGTCAGGCTCCATCATCGAAAGTTTAGCCATTCGATTTCATCTGAACCGTGACATGCCGGGAGTTTTCAACATGTCGCTGACGATCATCGCCCGAAAGCCAGTGTTTCGGACACCACACTACAAAGTAGTTGCTCTAAATCTCGGCCCCGGTGAGATCCAAGGGCCGCGGAGGGGTTTATTGCACTACCGCGTACAGCGTTTACTAAAAAGACCGTTGCAGTTGGGGGGGATTTTACACGAGAGCAACTCATCGTGTGAGCTTATTTTTCTCAAAAGTCGTCGACAGAGCCGAATTGGCggccccaccatcaccccttTCATCTGCCATCTCCCGGGGCCGAGCCGTCCTTCCGGGCCTCCACACAGCGGGATGCCCCGGTGGCCAGCTCTCGGCAATTAAAGGGGAAATCGGCGGTCAGCGTATTCTTGTTGGATTGAGCAAACTTTCCATGATGGAAACAAGCGAGATGGGGCGCTTCATAAGCATAGAAGGGGCATCGAAATCTTGGTCTTCGATGAAGTTCAGACCAGAGGACCCTATGATGCACAGAAATAGCTTCGAGAACAACCAGATGGAGCAGATCGATGGATCGCGACACAAGCAATGCCTGAATTTGAGATGCGCGGTCCAAGGCCAGGCCAGGGCTGGGATGGAAGATGGTGTGGGCACACCTGCTGCTCCGTACCGCCCTATTGGGATCGTTGGGGTTCTGATTCTGGCCTCTGATTGGACAGGAGATCTCTGATGTTTCGTCACCCACACTTTATGTACTGCCAGCTCAGagcccctcttccttctgTGAGCTTGTGCCTTTTTCCAAGCTTCCATCTCAAGCCTCAGTGGCCCAGCCTCCCGACTTTCTGATCCAAGTTGGGCGCTCACCAGCCCTTCCACTTTGTTCATTTTGTGCGTTGTGCTTATTGTCTTGTTGTTTGTCTGGCGCTCTGCTCGTCTGTTCGTCTGCTCGTCCGCGCAAACCGAGCAAATCAGGGCACGGGGACAGGCAGCAAGCTTGATGGCCGAAACTTCAGATGACGGAGCTCTGTCCGTTCGTATATCTCTGCCAGGCATTAATATTCCAAGCTCAATGTTGCACAGCCGCATGCTGCACCTCGAAGCTattcttcagcttcttcttcgtaCTACTGGCCTGTCTGTAATTAGCAACTGGTATCCTGAAATCAAAAGTCCATCCGCCCGACCGACCCGTCGACTGTCTCTATGCTTGTTGGGTCCGAAGCTGCATTGCATGGAGGCACAAGGCAGGCTGACAGCTTCGGTctgatgagatggatggatgtttAAGGTCGAGGAAGCCCAATTCATCTGatcttcctctcctttcAGGCCCCCTTtatcaccaacccaccacgGCCCTGTCTTTCAAGCTTCTTTTGCTGGAGATCTCGTGCATATCCATCTCCGTTAAAACCAAACAAGCGAGAGCTGCTATGAGTCCGTGCACCCGCTAAGGCTCAGCTCTGGGCGAAACAGCGATCTCTCAATCACCGTAGCGGAGGGTGGCCCTGGCGTTGTTCCCGTCTGCTTCTACCCCCGAAATCGCGGACCTCGGGgccgtcttttttttttttttgattcCCATCTTCACCACTTCGTTCCAACTCGACAGTGGATTGAACGCCCGTTGCCAGCCATTGGCTCTCGTCCTCGCTATGTGCTTCTGACCAGTTACACTCCTTGCATATTCACTCGTTTGAACAGCGGGACCAGACCCCTCACAGTCATTAATCAGGCGGCAGTGACACACAATTGGTGAGTGAGGTCGAAAGTGAGGTACCGCGAGGTGATCTCTCTCGGGTCGAgtgtgggttgggtgtttgggttttgcGGGAGGGTCGCGATACGACATCATTGTCGTCACCGAGCTGTGCTGTGCTAATAACTAATTTGTCTAATCGTTGGCAGCCTCATCTTCCGCgcgcacacacacgcacacatTCCGAACGTTTTTTTGTCGCTGGACCCGACAAGTAATTGGCGCCAGAGGCTCTGGGACAACGCGCCTAATCTTTATTCTCTGTTTTGGCGCTGCTGACTGCGCGCCGCTTggattttgagggggcgCGCATATCCGTCCAACCACCAAACTCGTTCGGCAATTTTTGGCCTTCCAGCCACGCATTTTCCAAGGTCAACAAGTCTCCCGACCTCCAGCTTTTTCGCACCTCCACGCAGCCGCAGCTGTGTCCTttgctgctctgctctgTTGGATCCCCCGGATGGTCTAGGACCTCACAATCTTGCTTCCATTCTTACATTCCCTCCACACCATTGTTAATTTTGCGCTTTGTGGTCTCTCAGAGCCAAGATTCCCGGCTTTCCGGAATTCCTACGGTGAGTGAATGCCAGCTGGAAGCTCCGCAACAGCTCatacaccaaccccaccatcattGCATGAATCCTTGATCAGGAACAGCCTCTGATCTGGCAACCCGACAGCAGCTCCCAGCCCCGTCCCCAGACCCTTGCCACCGCCGTCACCACGCTGAGTGGTGGCAGTCCCGCTTTCGCCTTGTCGACCACACCAGCCCCCGCTGGTGCTTTGGGAGACCTTGCTGCTGGCAGTCAAGAAGGTTCCCTTCGCGACCCTAGCgatttccaccacccaacctccccgtctTTTTTCCAGcgtcagcaacagcagcagcaaaccttccaacctcgccccggCACTGTCACGCCCCAGCAACGCGAAGACAGAACCCCCACACCGTCTTCACACAGGACTCTCCGTCGCACTCCGCGCTTCTCGGCTACTCCCAGTCCACGACCTTCCGTGACCCAGCGCCGACCGCACTTTGAGGCAGCCGCCGGTGGAGCTGTCCCACCGCCGATATTCTCTCTTCCCGGTGCTCGCAACAGCTTTGGTCAACCCGAACAGGTATTCAGTTCCCTTCGACGACAGCTCTCCCAGGATCTCagtgacgacgacgaagagacCTCCACTGGCTTGCCATATCTCTACGTTCACCAGCGCCTTTCTTCCTCTACCAAGGACAAGCcgcctcaccccctccttaGCCTCTCCAAGCAGACCCAAAGCGCCATCCTTTGGACCCTTGAGGAAGCACTTCGCCAGCCCAATTCGTTTTCGCCTGACTTTGTCGAAGAAAACGCTTCGATGGCCGACCTTCTTGCTGGTAGTGgccctaccaccaccaacggcaaTGGGGGTGCGACCACGCGACCAACAGCGCCTCCAGCCCAACCTGGATCCCCTCAGCAAGTAATTCGTGGCCCTAGGATGATCATGCGAGAGCGTGCCGAGCGCGAAGCGAGACAGAGAGCCGAACGGGAGCAGATGGAGCGCGTTcgtgctgaagaagaggctCGTTTGCTTGAAGAGTCTCGGCGACGTGCTGCTGAGCGCAGAGCTCCCGTTGCTGGCGCTGCTCCAGAGATCAGCCACACCCCCAGTGACCCAGCTTCTCAGCGACGACAACAGCGTGCCCAGGAAGCCAGTGGCCACACCCGGATGCCTTCATCATCCTtggcccagcagcaaccctcTGCTATCCCACCTCCACTGAGACCTAGAAATGCTCAGACCCCGCAGAACTTTAGCTCTACGCCCCAGCCGGGTGCCGGAGCAGTCCCATCGCAACCTGGCGCGGACTCGACATCACAAGCCATGGGCTCCAGTCGGGTTAAGAATTCGTTTCCTCATGCTTTTGAGCGCTGGGAGGCCCTGTCTGCGCACTGGGAAGGTATGACCAGCTTTTGGTTGCGCAGGCTTCAGGAAAATACAGATGAGGCTGAGCGAAACCCAATATCGTCTCAGCTCTCTCGCCAAGTTGCAGACTTGTCGGCTGCAGGCGCTAATCTATTCCATGCCGTTGTCGAACTGCAGAGACTGCGTGCGAGTACTGAGAGGAAGTTTCAACGTTGGTTTTACGAAACTCGTTCTGCCGAAGAGCGTCATCAGGAAGTCAATGCTACCCTGCACGCTCAACTTGAGCAGGAGCAACAGCGACGAATTGAGGCTGCTGACAATGCGGCGAAATACGAAGCTGAGAACGCCAAGCTTCAGAAATTGGTTACCGAAATGCGACGCGAATTGCTCATCTCCAAGGAAGAAGCCCGCCGGGCGTGGGAGGAGCTTGGTCGCCGCGAACAGGAAGAGCGTGAGCGTGTCGCTGCTTTGCAGCAGGGCGCTCCAACCACTGTTGGGGGAGTGCCCGTTGTCGTGATGACTCAAAGTGTCCCGAGCCGTGAGCCAAGCCGTCACCAGCGTTCGCAAAGCCAGCAAACCGCCGACACTTCGGAATACATTGCTGCCCAAGGACCTCAATACCCCGACTATGCTCAGTCCACGACTTCTCAACCTCGCGCTTCTTCACCGGACAACCACCCAGGATATTTCGTTCCGACCAAtgaacctcctcgccaagctCAGTATGCTGCCGAGTCCGAAGCTGGTTACGACGAAGGTACGTGTTCCTGTACCTGACACTGCCCAACTGATGTGAGCAAGATGCTAACCGAGAAGCAGATGATTATGATGAAACCCCGACTTCTCAGGCTGAACAGACAAATTACCCACCGTCCAGTTCCCAGTGGGCAGGCACGTACACTGGACAACCCGACTACTCAGGACAAAGTTTTGCGGCTCCCGGTTGGGAACAAATGcctcgacaccaccatccaacTCGGCTCAGTGACGTTCTAGAGGAAGACGAGCGCAGTCGGACATCGGCGAGCCAAGTCAGTCGAGCCTGACAATGACAGTAAATgacttcaacaacaaaccctGCACAAATTATGTTCGGCATAAACGACCATGACCCAACGTTTCATGAGACAGGACACATATTTCTGGCTTCACTCGCATAGAACAGATTTCTCTTTCTGCGGTACTGTTTTGGGTGTTCAACGCATCGACTGACGGTCTTGGCTTCTTCGGCATCAAGACGTGGGGGCTACTATTTTCACAAACTCGCATTAATCACAATTGTCCATCTCGTCCCCAAACGACTCTCGAAGCTATCTCATAGATCTCCTATCTTGCGGCAAAGCTTTGAAGGTGGTACAATACTCACGACATGTGTGCATACGACTTTGCGGTGTTTCCGGCATtctggctttttttttttcaaacTTCATTGGCGCGGCGTTTTGTTATCATGCGACCAAGACAGGCGTGGTGTTTTTCTCAGGGGAAAGCATTCCATTTTGATGCTTGTCCGGCGGTGCCTTGTTTGCTACCGTGGACAAGCGGGTTCGGGGTACAAACAGGTTGTTCATTTCTCAAAactgggggggggggggctgaCTTCCAAATGGGGAAAAGACAAATTTTCCCATGACGGATTAGATGACAATGTCCATATATCGATGCGACGATGCATGTTTCCCGATATCCCTCGACAAAGGTTTCTGTGGTGCGGCGGCTTGCCCTCTGCTCGGTGCTGTGGGCGGGAAGGATGGTGGATAATTTTTGGTAATGGGGATGGACGAGATGTCACAAGAGCGTGGAGAGTTATTTTTTTCAGTTCACGGGAAGGTGGCAGAAAGTCAAAATGGGGGGCAGCGCCGGGTTTCATCGGGGGGTGGGGGCAAGACGAGACGCTTTATGGAGCGTACATGGAAACTATGGAGAGGGGCGGTATTTTTGTAGTTTTTACTTTTGGACAGGAGAAGGTTCAAAGGGGGAATGTCTGACGAGGTGGCGTTGGCTGGGCTATGGTTTTCACGTTCCAGTGTCGTTTGATGGCTCACAGAGGTCAACATTGGTCACAAATTAGTAGCCCCGGAGGGTGTTGGCCTTGTGTACGAGTTACTTTCGGTATTGGGACGTTTTTCTCGGTGGTCTGCTGCCGACACCGGCAAGTCCCGGAGGGGGATTTGTCCATGGTCTGTTTGGTGTTCCTAGTTGAATTCAAAACCTGTCATCTGAACATCTGTGGAATCGTGCATTGCTTCATGTGCGCCTTTGTGACGTGAAATAGTGGGGATTGAGATGGTAAGACACCACCAAGATTTAGTGACATAAGCGGTGGGGGCGGCCCCTGTAGCTGCGTAGCATTCAGGTACTTGAACAGCTCTTGTTTGGCGGCTCACGCCGAAACCTTTGACGTTGTCATTGAACCAGCTGCTTGAGAACTCAATTTCTACCACGCGACACGCATACTGTCACAAGGGGTGCGGTCGTATAAGAGTACGGGCGGCTAGGCATAACATCTCCCAAGACCCCCCGTGGAAAAGCCATTGATCAGAGTAAAGATGGGGGCGTCGTCACTGAGGCTGCTCATACGGCCTGGTGTGTTGAGTTGCCGGTATATATACGCTCTTTTTTTACCCCTTCATTTCCAACTCCCTGGGGTTTCTGTTCGGATTTTGAAAACGGGAACTCAATTCCTTCAAGCCTCTTCAAGATGAAATCAACTgacattctcctcctcctcagcagcaccCTCTCAAGAACCAGCACCGCCgctctcatcaacaacagaaaAACTAGCCCCTCACTATTCCgcccaccatcacaaccaccatcgcTCGTCACCACCAGAGGCTTCAGAGATGACACCTTCTCCAAGCCTCCATCCTCAATAGGCAAAAGATGGACCAGACCTGACTCTGCCACCCCATCAGAATGGGAGGCCCCTTcctttgcctttgcctttgAGTAAGCCCTTTCTCTCCCATCTGGTCTCTTATACTGATGATAATCCCAGCATCGAcggcgtcctcctccacgaaAAAGCCCCCCTCGCCGGCGCGGCCCAGACCCTCGCGCTGCTGGACTACTACCACATCCcattcatcctcctcaccaacggcggcggcaagtTCGAGGCCGACCGCGTGGCGGAGCTGAACGAGAAGCTGGGCAGCCACATGACAACTGAGAATTTCTGCCAGTCTCACACCCCGTTTCAGGACCTGTTGCCAGTGTACCGGGACAAGACCATCTTGGTGACGGGGAGTGACTACGGGAAGTGCAGGGAGATCATGGAGGGGTATGGGTTCAGGAGTGTGGTCACGCCGGGGGACATCTTCAAGGCGGCGCCCGAGGTGTTTCCTTTTGATACCGTCCgggggaaggtggggagggatttGCCGAAGCCAATCtggaggccgaggaaggaAGCCGGGGAGCATCATCAAGGGACgaaggggatggtgagggataCTGAGcaggaggaaagagaggggaagttggaggatCATTTAAAGGTTGAGGCGATGTTTGTGTTGAATGACCCGAGGGATTGGGCGTTGGATGTGCAGGTGTTTATGGACTTGTTGCAGTCGAAGCAGGGGTATGTGGGCACGTATTCGGAGGAGAACAACAAGGGACGGTGGCAGGGGGATGGCCAGCCGAAGCTGTTTTTTAGCAACTCGGATCTGATCTGGGCGGCCAAGTATCACCTTCCGCGGTTTGGGCAGGGGGCGTTTCAGCATGCGTTGGTGGGGATTTGGAAGGAGGTTACggaagggaagaaggagctggTACGGACGAGCTTTGGGAAGCCGCATAGGGAGACGTATGAGTATGCGGAGGAGATGCTAGTGAGGCAtcggggggggtggttgagggcgAAGGGGTacaaggagggggagattgaGGGGGGTTTGAAGAGGGTTTACATGGTGGGGGATAATCCTGAGAGTGATATTGCTGGGGCGAACGACTAtaatgggaaggggaagtaTGGGACGGAGTGGGTGAGCTTGTTGGTGGAGACGGGGGTGTTTGAtgcgacgaggatgaactTTAAAGATGGAGATGTGAGGAAGGCGGATGTGGTGAAGCCAAATGTTGCGGAGGCGGTGAAGTGGGCGTTGAGGAAtgaggggtgggttgatgag
It contains:
- a CDS encoding uncharacterized protein (EggNog:ENOG503NW9E; COG:G): MGASSLRLLIRPGVLSCRTLSRTSTAALINNRKTSPSLFRPPSQPPSLVTTRGFRDDTFSKPPSSIGKRWTRPDSATPSEWEAPSFAFAFDIDGVLLHEKAPLAGAAQTLALLDYYHIPFILLTNGGGKFEADRVAELNEKLGSHMTTENFCQSHTPFQDLLPVYRDKTILVTGSDYGKCREIMEGYGFRSVVTPGDIFKAAPEVFPFDTVRGKVGRDLPKPIWRPRKEAGEHHQGTKGMVRDTEQEEREGKLEDHLKVEAMFVLNDPRDWALDVQVFMDLLQSKQGYVGTYSEENNKGRWQGDGQPKLFFSNSDLIWAAKYHLPRFGQGAFQHALVGIWKEVTEGKKELVRTSFGKPHRETYEYAEEMLVRHRGGWLRAKGYKEGEIEGGLKRVYMVGDNPESDIAGANDYNGKGKYGTEWVSLLVETGVFDATRMNFKDGDVRKADVVKPNVAEAVKWALRNEGWVDE
- a CDS encoding uncharacterized protein (EggNog:ENOG503NVTX) — protein: MSGSDTQLSQDSRLSGIPTEQPLIWQPDSSSQPRPQTLATAVTTLSGGSPAFALSTTPAPAGALGDLAAGSQEGSLRDPSDFHHPTSPSFFQRQQQQQQTFQPRPGTVTPQQREDRTPTPSSHRTLRRTPRFSATPSPRPSVTQRRPHFEAAAGGAVPPPIFSLPGARNSFGQPEQVFSSLRRQLSQDLSDDDEETSTGLPYLYVHQRLSSSTKDKPPHPLLSLSKQTQSAILWTLEEALRQPNSFSPDFVEENASMADLLAGSGPTTTNGNGGATTRPTAPPAQPGSPQQVIRGPRMIMRERAEREARQRAEREQMERVRAEEEARLLEESRRRAAERRAPVAGAAPEISHTPSDPASQRRQQRAQEASGHTRMPSSSLAQQQPSAIPPPLRPRNAQTPQNFSSTPQPGAGAVPSQPGADSTSQAMGSSRVKNSFPHAFERWEALSAHWEGMTSFWLRRLQENTDEAERNPISSQLSRQVADLSAAGANLFHAVVELQRLRASTERKFQRWFYETRSAEERHQEVNATLHAQLEQEQQRRIEAADNAAKYEAENAKLQKLVTEMRRELLISKEEARRAWEELGRREQEERERVAALQQGAPTTVGGVPVVVMTQSVPSREPSRHQRSQSQQTADTSEYIAAQGPQYPDYAQSTTSQPRASSPDNHPGYFVPTNEPPRQAQYAAESEAGYDEDDYDETPTSQAEQTNYPPSSSQWAGTYTGQPDYSGQSFAAPGWEQMPRHHHPTRLSDVLEEDERSRTSASQVSRA
- a CDS encoding uncharacterized protein (EggNog:ENOG503PRM2), with the translated sequence MSQSNESTIATSYSVSPVGPYPYSGLQTLGLFFLGFFPLLSITACVLRVWSRRLCQDLGLDDYLIFVATGFAIPQGVFAALYMRAGYWGIHDIDIPPHPANQGLFFAYLNRVFYSPLLALVKISALLFLLRLGGTKHFVHISCRALILFNILQVCAFLPATIFNCTPVEYVWTKPAGSGKCFNSGLFAVALASTNIVTDILTLLVPFVAFKDLRLGWRIRAALLTVFALGAAVTCISIVRLYSVIRVWYLRPADGHYTIGYTTNTIEVNLAIVTATIPALWPLARVWFPDVFESMGINRPYLYPDIEVQVRASVGQQITSPALRAKTLWLPRRPHTPSYIRGSASPPTAPGDREGNTRHRGLADWQRQNAAVVERDEDDYHGITRWINTSTEPLAEQDDEDFLIIQKTEPSR